Part of the Pseudarthrobacter sp. NBSH8 genome is shown below.
AGTTGGGCGCTGCCGGGGAGGGACCGGAGCTCGATCCCAGCCGCACCATCGTCAGGATCAACCCGGCCGGCACCGACGAGTTCGAGAAGGACCTGCACTGCCTGGCCCACACGCCGTACCGCACGGTGATGCTGGCTAAAGCAGAGAGCGCGGCCCAGCTCGAAGCCCTGACGGATTACCACGTCATCGCCCTGTGCGAGACCGCCGCCGGGGTCCTCAACGCACCTGCCATCGCTGCAGCCCCCAACGTGGTGGCACTGATGTGGGGCGCCGAAGACCTGCTGGCTTCCCTCAGCGGCACGTCCAGCAGAACGGACGACGGCGGCTACCGGGCCGTGGCACTGCACGCCCGGTCCGCGGTGCTGCTCGCCGCCCGGGCTTTCGGGAAAGAAGCCGTGGACGCAGTGTACGTCAACATCCCTGACCTTGACGGGCTGGCGCTGGAGGCGGCCGATGCCGCAGCGTCAGGATTCGGCTCCAAAGCCTGTATCCACCCCACTCAGGCGGCCATTGTCAGGGGAGCCTACGCACCGTCCGAGGCCGACGTCGCCGCCGCCACCGAACTGCTGCGGGTCGCCGCTGCTGCAGGATCCGGCGTGTTCCAGCACGGGGGCAAAATGATCGACGGACCCATCCTCAAGCACGCCGAAGCCACCATCCGCCGGGCCGGCATCCACTCCTAGGGTCACCGCGCAGAAACCGCCTGGGACAGAATCATCGCCGCCGTCCACGGGAACCGCGGAGGGACCGCGGCGGGATGGCCTCATAGAGCGGCGTCCGGACCCAGCGCTCGCCGGTCTCCCGGAACTCAGCCCTGGTGGCGAAACGGTACAGGTAACTGTTGACCCGCACCCAACGCGGCGGACCGCCGTCGAACGGGTCGGCACGGAGAAGCCGCAGCGTCTGCCGGTCCGCCTCCAGCAGCTTCGTGAGGAACGCGTAAAACCACTCCTCGTGGACCGTGCGCAACGGCAGGAACCACATCAGCCAGTCCAGCCGCAGGTGGTATGGCGCCCACTGCCGAGGCAGCCGGCGCACGTCACCGGGTTTGCCCCTGAACGCATATTCGCGCCAGTCCGCCGAGTCCCCAGGTTCCTTGTCCAGGGTGCCCTCCACCACGATCTCGACGCGGTGCTTCGTTACCGTGCCGAACGCGCCGTACGTGTTGGCCAGTTGCCAGCGGTTGAAGCTGGCATTCATCAACTGCCCTTTGGAGAGCAGGTTGCGCAGCGGCCAGTAGCTGAGCACCACCAGCAGGAAGGTGGCCACCAAAGTGATGGCAAGCCAGTACGGGGGATTGCCACGGACGTCCACCCGGGGATCCCCGGACAGCGGCAGGAACGGCAACACGGCGTGGGCCACGGGGTCGCTGACCGCGGCGAAGGCCAGCACAACGGCCATCCAGTTAAGCCACGCAAAATTGCCGCTGGCCACCAGCCACAGCTGGGTGAAGATGATGATGCCGGCTGCCGCGCTTGCCAGGGGCTGCGGTGCGAAGAGGAAGAACGGGACCACCAGCTGGGCGAAATGGTTCCCCAGGACCTCCAGCCGGTGGAAAGGTTTGGGCAGGAGATGCGCCTGGCGGCTCAACGGCCCCGGCATGGGCTGGGTTTCGTGGTGGAAATAGAGGGCCGTCAGGTCACGCCACTCCCGGCCGCCGCGGATCTTGATCATCCCGGCGCCGAACTCCAGCCGGAAGACGAGCCAAGCCAGCAGGATCAGGATGGTGCGCGGCGGCTCGGTCTGGTCCGAGCCAAGGAACGCCACCGTGAACCCGGCCTCCAGCAGCAGCATCTCCCAGCCGAAGCCATAAAACGTCTGCCCCACGTTGACGATCGACATGTACAGCAGCCACAGGGCCAGAAACGCGATCAGCGGAACCCACGGCGGGCCGAGCTGGGGGATACCGGCCACCAGGAGGGCTGAAATTGCCAGTCCGGTAGCGCAGACACCACGCAGCAGCCGGTCCGAATAACGCCAACGGAACAGCGTGGGCCGCCGGCGCGCGCTGAACCCTTCCAGATAGTCCGGTACCGGCAACAGACCGCGTTCGCCCAGCAGCGCAGGGAACTGGTTCAGGGAAGACAGGAACGCAACAAAGAACAGTGCCGCCACACCTCGCTGCAGCACCTGCCGGGCGAATCCGTACTCCGGCGCACCGAACC
Proteins encoded:
- a CDS encoding CoA ester lyase; the encoded protein is MTFVMGPALLFCPADRPERFPKAAQRADAVIVDLEDAVAPADKQRARGAILAQLGAAGEGPELDPSRTIVRINPAGTDEFEKDLHCLAHTPYRTVMLAKAESAAQLEALTDYHVIALCETAAGVLNAPAIAAAPNVVALMWGAEDLLASLSGTSSRTDDGGYRAVALHARSAVLLAARAFGKEAVDAVYVNIPDLDGLALEAADAAASGFGSKACIHPTQAAIVRGAYAPSEADVAAATELLRVAAAAGSGVFQHGGKMIDGPILKHAEATIRRAGIHS
- a CDS encoding lipase maturation factor family protein; the encoded protein is MDWVSWFGAPEYGFARQVLQRGVAALFFVAFLSSLNQFPALLGERGLLPVPDYLEGFSARRRPTLFRWRYSDRLLRGVCATGLAISALLVAGIPQLGPPWVPLIAFLALWLLYMSIVNVGQTFYGFGWEMLLLEAGFTVAFLGSDQTEPPRTILILLAWLVFRLEFGAGMIKIRGGREWRDLTALYFHHETQPMPGPLSRQAHLLPKPFHRLEVLGNHFAQLVVPFFLFAPQPLASAAAGIIIFTQLWLVASGNFAWLNWMAVVLAFAAVSDPVAHAVLPFLPLSGDPRVDVRGNPPYWLAITLVATFLLVVLSYWPLRNLLSKGQLMNASFNRWQLANTYGAFGTVTKHRVEIVVEGTLDKEPGDSADWREYAFRGKPGDVRRLPRQWAPYHLRLDWLMWFLPLRTVHEEWFYAFLTKLLEADRQTLRLLRADPFDGGPPRWVRVNSYLYRFATRAEFRETGERWVRTPLYEAIPPRSLRGSRGRRR